Genomic DNA from Lactuca sativa cultivar Salinas chromosome 8, Lsat_Salinas_v11, whole genome shotgun sequence:
TTTTCATCTTTTTGCATAATGAGAGATCGAAAGCAAGTCTCTGTCCCACTTTTTTGGATGGATAAAAagttgcaattttgtcttatcTACATCTGTCTAAGTTTCAGTCCAATACATGTTAAACATAGTACAAGACGActattataactttttttttgtctAATTTCAGGAAACCAAGTTCACGGATTTACTCATCGGAGGCAGTATTAGGATCTCAAGCTGCTCCTCGTGTAGCATCGTTTTCATCTAAAGGTCCCAATGGATTAACCCCAGAAATTTTAAAGGTTTGACTACGTaccttaattaaacaatgctaattgcagaaaatagcaacgtacttgtATTTACCAAACTaagtaatgtacttgtattttttTACCCATAATTGCAACTTACTTGCATGTTTTACGGATAATAACATGTAACTTGAAACttgtaaaatataatttattcttGATGATAACAAAGTACTTGCAGTCTTTAGACATAATTGCAATATATTTACAATTCCTCGTCCATAATAGCAACAAATTTACAATTATTTTGTAGCCGGATGTTGCGGCTCCCGGATTGAATATCCTTGCAGCATGGTCTCCAGCGATCGGGCAAAAACTGAAGTACAATATTCTGTCTGGAACTTCCATGGCTTGCCCTCATGTAACTGGAATTGTAGCATTGATTAAAGCTGTCCATCCCACATGGTCTCCTTCTGCAATTAAATCTGCTATTATGACAACGGGTAAACAACTTTTATTGATACCTTTAGGCACCGGTATACTGCATTGTGTTTGATGTGCATTGGACTGAGACTGGACTAATGTTAATGGTACAAAAATTGCAATTTCTTGTCCTTACTAAAAAAGTGGGATAGGGACTCGCTCTCGATCTCTCGTCTGTGTAAAAGACGTAAACGTCCTCCTCATCCTTGTCATTGTAAGTAGCCCTAAAAATTTGTCAAGTCCTGTCCTATTCTATGCAACAAACGCAGTCTTAGGCTGTGTTTGTTACTTGGGAGAGAATTGGACGGAACTGGATAAGTTTTTTAAGGTTTTTTCATATGACGACGATGAGAAGGGTATTTACATCTTTTGCACAAACAGCTGATCGATGGCTAGTCCTTCTCTCACCTTTTTAGGTAGGagaaaaaattgcaatttttgtgGAATTAATCATGGTCCCCGTCAAATAACAGAAAACACAAtacaacatgttctacatggTCTAATATTGCTTAAGGTCATAAAACCTAAAGCTTATCTAATTGCTATCTCACGCAGCTTCAATTTTTGACAAAACTGGAAAACCAATGAGGGTCGACCCTGAAGGTCGAAAAGCGAACCCATTCGACTATGGCTCAGGCTTCATCAACCCCACCACGGTCCTTAACCCTGGTTTAGTCTATGACTCAACCTCTATGGACCACAAAGCCTTTCTATGCTCAATCGGCTACGACCAAAAGTCACTTCGCCTCATCACTCGAGACAACACCACTTGTGAAGACCAACCGTTCTCAACACCCTCAAACCTTAACTACCCTTCAATTGTCATACCCTACTTAAAGTCAAACTTCTCAGTTACTAGAACTTTGACTTACGTTGGAAACTCGGACAAAAAGACCGTTTGGACCTCCGTGGTGGCTCCGCCACGTGGGGTGGAGGTCGATATTGTCCCACGGAGGCTCGTGTTTAGCGGATATGGCCAGAAAATGAACTTCACCGCCACTTTTAGATTTTCCGGCGAGCCTCGGGGCTATGTGTTTGGTTGGTTACAATGGAGGAATGGAAAGGTGCGGGTGAGTGCCCCGCTTGTGGTTCGAGCCGTGCCTTTTGACTTGGGCTCGGGTGTTTGACCAAAGGGTTCAACGATCATTAGCATAGTAAATTGGCTTGGGAGATATAGGTTTGAATAgaaatttgttttctttgttttgtTAAGTATATAGAGGATTGGAAATTGGGTTTGTAGAATtgctatttttttatatttttatttatttaatttaataatattgttAATGCTATTAATTGTTATAATTGTTATTCATTGTACAAACTTTGAAAGCAACGTTTACAAGTCAAAACAACAATCTTTTCCTAAAAGATTACTTAATTATTCCATAATAAAGCAAGAGCATCTACAACACCATCGAAGCTTCCAAACCTACTGCTAACAACATTTACATCGACTCCAAGACTTTTGGCTCCGGCCGCCGTCACCGGCCCATGCGCCGCCACCACCATCCCTGGATTCACTCTCATCGCCGCCTCCCAATCCAAACCCATCGCCCTCAAACTCTTCAACATCCCTTCCACTTCCCCTGTACTCGTAAACACAATCGCATCTACCCCACAACCACCATCTCTCTTTACTAATTCCGCCGCACACTCCGGTCCCACCCACCGTGTCTCGTATGCGTTCACCCTCACCGCTATCCACCCCTTTGTATCCAAGTCTCGTAAAAAATTGGGAACCACCGGCGGTTCTTCCAACCCCACCACTAATGGCACCGGGCACAACACTCGCCGGCCACTCCCGTACCCCAGCGACTCCACCAGACCCGCCGGCGTCGATATTTCAGGAACTAAAAGCTTAATTCTTTCACTGTTGTTACAGATTTTACCTACGAATGAGTTATCGATTAACTCCGAGTCTTTTCCGAGAGCACAAACTGTGAAATCTTCGCCGGATGGGGATAATGGTGTGGAGGTGAGCTCCGATAAGGCGTCGGAGAAAGCTGAGATTCCTGACCTTGAGGTGAAAGCGAGGGCTGAGAATTGATTAATGAGGGGTGTTGGAGGTGAGAGGTAGTGGAGGAtagatgatttggtgttggtggtgGGTTCGACGGCGATGGTGGGGCACCAGAGAGAAGTCCAACCCTTGAGGTGGATGAGGTGGGAGAGACGGACGGCGTAGTTTTCCGGCGTGGTGAAGGCGATGAGGCGGCGGTTGTTGCTGTCTTTGACCTGGCAAGGAGAGGTAGTAGAAGGAAGTCTGGCGTATGCAGCATTCATTTTTGCAACGATTCGATTGTTGTTCTTCACACTGCTTTTTTTAAACGAGTTAAATGCAAAAGTAAAAAAACAATAATAAGtaacatattttaattattttgttattagataaatatttggCACAAACTTGAATTTGGTTTGATTGAATTCTTATATGTGGATGagagttttttttaatgaaaaaatagTTATAACCTATTATTCATAAATATAGCTTAAGCAGTTGACAAAAAGTCTACATGAATATGGAAACAAGACTTATATGAacttttaatataataatcaaaTTCGAATATCAAAgctaaaataaattttattttgaaatgattATAAAAACAACCAATTCTTAAATTTGTTCTACTTTCCTTAAGATTACCCCATAGACACAAGTTGGGTTTGTTTGTGTAAAGGAGTAAGGACCAGTATGGGCCAAGAATGGCCCAATTTCCAAAGGATGGGCCCAACTGCGCCCTTTCCATCACTAGGTCTAGACTTACAAATACAAGGATATGGTGATTGATGCAAAACAAATGAAAAAGGAAacattgtttattatattatttttattttatatttcctattACAAAATCCCAATGTTTGTCATTCAAATTCAAAATAATTCTAACTGCTATAATCATAGTTTCCTAATAAAAGAATAGAAAGTACAATGCCAtaattagacaaaaaaaaaaaatcacaactttGGCTTCCTACCTAAAATCCGTAATCTCTCCAACACACTTTGAATCCGTTCTGATATATCGATGTAGAGGCATCTTTGTGCCACCTCATCCATCTCCCCAAAAGGCGGCCAACCGTATTTTTGAAAAGGCAGTAAATCTTTAGAAGTCAATAAAGCCGTTTGCTTTAACTTGGGAATATCAAATTCTATCGGCTCCCCAACAATTATTTTTATATCTTTTTTCCATAAAGGTATAGGAGGTCTTTTgccaaaaatataattttcagGCATCacctataaaaaaaattgaatagtTGCTAAGATACAGTAATTTTGTAATAGAAAGTATCATGTCAACAAGATGATATGATACCACCCACTGGGGGGCCACAACCACTTTGTACCTCATATACATCTGACATGATGTATATCACGTACAAAGTGGTCCCCACTAGGTAGTATCATATCATCTTGTTGACATGATACtaccaataatatatatatatatatatatatatatatatatatatatatatatatatatatatatataccttttgGAAACCGTGATGGAAAATTGGCAAGACAATTGGGGTTACAGGGGCACGAGCAATGAGACTGGCGGTTCCCCATTTTAATCGTCTTATCGGTTCATCTTCTTGGCAGACTTTTCCTTCAGGAAATGTGTGTAGCTGTCGAATTAAAATAAAATGCTTATTTATGCAAATAGTGTCTCGCTTTATTTTAACAGTTTATACAACTGTGTTTTACTTTTTACCAATTTATGCAACCATGTAAAAATATTGGTGTAAAAATGAGGAAAAGTCTAAAATAATGCCTTAATGAGGGACACAAAATTACAGTTACCTCAAGATGTGGTGCTGGTTAAAAGGTTATTTATGCAACAATGTTTCATTTTTTTACTAATTTATGCAACAATGTAAACCttttttttaccaatttatgCAACAATGTTTCAAGTGCATAAACAGGTTATAGGTAAAATTTGAAAAATATAGAGGAAGTACCCAATCACCATTACTTAATCGATCAAGAGCTTCATTCATGTGTTCTTGATAGATTCCACCACCCCTAGTAATTGGAATGCATTTCCCTGCAGATTTTACGGTTTTACCCTTTTTAAACCCATCAAAGATTTAGAATTTAATGGAACAACAGAAAAACCAATATTTTCTTCcagtaatttataattttataaattactgCCCTAACGTGTTACTTTTTTTTTCCTATTAAGTGGTGTATGCATAAAGTGTatggaaaatggaaggaaaagaaatgagggcaaatttgtaaaaGGTTATGACCTAATAGGCTAATAAGGAAGCCTCTTTTCTGTGGCTTTCTCTATAAAGTCATTCTCTCTGCATTAAGCCAAAAAGAAACTCATATAATATAGCTTACTGGATTAAGTCTTGTTCCTAACAAgtccattaagtcaaaaagaaacaacacCTAACTTGGATATATCACCTCAATTTGCATTTTTTAGCTCCTAATCATTGGTGATGAGTTGATTATTGGCATACTATTTAAAAACTTGTTTTCCATGGTTTAAGTTTCATCTGAATAACTAGATATTAATGAAACATTATGCATCAATCCATGCTTTAAACTACTATACCTATTCAAATTCTTCTAAAGATGGTATCATTCAAAATGGAAATACATACAGGTGAGGAAGTAAGAATCAAGAACTTCATTTGTAAACatataaaaaccataaaactTTGAATATGTACAAAAAAAGACACATACCAAGCCTGAAAAAATATGAAAGGACTGGATTTTTGAAGCAAATGTCTTCAGCAGCTAGTACCCATCGTTGCAAATCAGCATTACATGTTGGGAAACCTTTGAATCCCCACATTACAGGATCATCCAATCTGTAAGAAGTACACAGCCAAATTATAAACAATGCTCCAAATTTCCTGAACTTTACAAGCCTTCTCTTCATCAGAAATTTTACaaaaaaatcaagaaacaaaGGGATTTCATTCGGTACTATGTCAGAGAAGCTTATGCAACTGCACTTGGTCAAGCGAAAGCCTAATTGCATTCAGATCATAAAATTGAAGAGAAGTGAAGAACGAGAGATGTTCAAATTGAAGAGAAGTAAAGAAAAAGAGACTAACTGACTGACGTGGACATGTGATTGCTAACGGTGATGAGAGGAACACCAGGAGGTCGAGATCTGACGAGATTAAGGAGAGTGTCTGCGTTATCAACAGAAGTAGAGTTTAGGAGACTTGCAACCGCTTTAGCGAAAGTTCCGACTGCCATTATCACAGTCTTCCTTGGTAATCCTCCCAAGTGATTTGGCCTACCCGCCCATTCCATGATCCGCCCCATAACTGATTGTtgatacaccaccaccaccacctctgcCGCCGCCTCAGACAACAAAATGTGGAAAAATAAGTTAGGTCAGAATTGATCGACTATAAGCGACGCCGACAGTGATGTAAGGCTCGCGAAATATTTATCGTCCGCCATGTCGATGCTGAAGCCGGAGGATTTTATGAGTTGGGTGGAAGAAGAAATACTTGCTCAAAAAAccatcataaaaaataaaaatgcttTCTATATTTAAGTTTATTGCATGCCAAATTATATAATATGTAATAATCAATTTTTTTACCTACTATTATTTGGTACAAGTCTTGGCTAAGTAGTTACAAgtagggtgagcatttggaccggaccGGAGCGAACTGGGTCTTGGACCGGATCGGTTTTGCAGAAATTGGTGGACCTTGGATCAGACCTGTTGAGGCTTATCAGATCTAGGTCTTGGTTCCCGGTTTTGGACATAGATGTGAGTATTTGGACCGAACCGGCTCCTTGACTAGACTTTTTACAGAAAACGAAGGTCCAAATGTTCACCCATGGTTACAAATAGCGAGTGTTGATATTCACGGGATGATGTGAGGATCGTAGATGGAAGGTTTTTTGTAAATCAAGGTTCCTTAGAGGAAGGCGGCCAACAATGTAGATAACGTCATCATCAGACTTAGATTATGAACTTTGAACGTAGTATCTTTAGATGAGAGTTGGTTAGAACTCGTTTAAATTTTAAGTAAAAGAAACATACACATTACATGTTTTAAAGAGTATGGGTGGAAATGACACAAGCTAGAGAGTAGAGAGTGTAGTGGGTTTAAGTTGTGGTCTTTATGCCTAGAAAATATGAGAAATGGTGTGGGGGTCTTAGTGAAACTAACGTACAAAGATATTCGAGTAGAAAATGTTAAGTTGTGGAGACTGAATCACAATTTTGGCCATATAGTTGCTAGACGCTAGACAGACTAAGCATGAGGTTAGTTCATATATCATATACAACATCAAAATGCGTCATGACTAGATTCATCAATGTTTTTAGGGTATGGCCTTAATGACAAATTTTTAGGTCATTATGCTCCTATATATCCTTTGAATTCGTATAACCTAAAGTATGTAAGCCATTCGACAAAAAACAATAAAACTATATCTCGCGTTCGCCCGTGGACATAGCTTATCAATATGATCATGCGAACCACACAAActgtgtaacgccccgattctcaggtattgatttaaataaaagtttatttggttttaagatctactcgacgagttggtttccctactcgtcgagtagcagcagggTGGATCGCGTATTtagtggcctactcgccgagtccatgaagaactcgatgagtaggagctggcagaagaAACCTTATatcccggggttttgcaccctatttaaagaagcatAAGCCTCATTTGGCCTCTTTTCAGTCCTTGAGAGCTCATAAAAACCCTATTTCGTGTGgtgcttcattcttgtgtgtCTTAAGCTTTGGAAAGAAGgtttttggaaaggaagagcttGAAGGGCAAGAGACTAGgagcaaggaaggtgtgggagtcagaaatctacctcagttagcatcatttggaggtatcaagtcgcCACCTTTACCTCATTTTCCTTCTAGACCTCATTTGGttgagatctagggtttttatggtttgattgtgatgatattgtgggatatgagctagatctgaagttgtaacttcagatatggaccCTTCTTGGGCTCTAGAGTCATAAAGCTCCGAGTTTGGCCATGTATGAAGCTTTCCTTGAGTATGAAACCCCATTGTGAGCTTAGATTTGACATTAAGAGCCTTTTTTATCTatacatgcacataaagtttgcaactttacgtgaaaagcatgccttagaagcttggatttgtaatttggagccattgcatggcttaaaagagTATGTATGACTTAAGGACcgaaggaactcggcaagtcacaagctcgactcggcgagtcatatgaagataggcctggacccgacgagttggatgaacaactcggcgagtccggtgaaGATTGCCATAGAACTTGACgaattgtatgaacaacttggcgagtcggttgaggtttccccaatttatgtatgtgtgtgtaaccgtcgagttgcaagaaagaaactcgacgagtggccttagAGTTCGATCGTaaaccaaaggaactcgacgagtcactccggtgactcggcgagtggacaaGTACTTCAAGGACTTCGGCGAGTAGTCGAGGGTACTCAgtgagttagggtcaacatggactgttgaccttgactgatgactttgactttgaccagggtttatTAGTTGGTTTATGGGGCACCTTGAAAGGTTGGGAACTTATGGGTATGATTgtattatggtaataggtggtggagtttctAGACAGTGATCCGAGAGCTGGAGTTCATCT
This window encodes:
- the LOC111916178 gene encoding uncharacterized protein LOC111916178, with translation MNAAYARLPSTTSPCQVKDSNNRRLIAFTTPENYAVRLSHLIHLKGWTSLWCPTIAVEPTTNTKSSILHYLSPPTPLINQFSALAFTSRSGISAFSDALSELTSTPLSPSGEDFTVCALGKDSELIDNSFVGKICNNSERIKLLVPEISTPAGLVESLGYGSGRRVLCPVPLVVGLEEPPVVPNFLRDLDTKGWIAVRVNAYETRWVGPECAAELVKRDGGCGVDAIVFTSTGEVEGMLKSLRAMGLDWEAAMRVNPGMVVAAHGPVTAAGAKSLGVDVNVVSSRFGSFDGVVDALALLWNN
- the LOC111916188 gene encoding N-acylphosphatidylethanolamine synthase isoform X1, which produces MGRIMEWAGRPNHLGGLPRKTVIMAVGTFAKAVASLLNSTSVDNADTLLNLVRSRPPGVPLITVSNHMSTLDDPVMWGFKGFPTCNADLQRWVLAAEDICFKNPVLSYFFRLGKCIPITRGGGIYQEHMNEALDRLSNGDWLHTFPEGKVCQEDEPIRRLKWGTASLIARAPVTPIVLPIFHHGFQKVMPENYIFGKRPPIPLWKKDIKIIVGEPIEFDIPKLKQTALLTSKDLLPFQKYGWPPFGEMDEVAQRCLYIDISERIQSVLERLRILGRKPKL
- the LOC111916188 gene encoding N-acylphosphatidylethanolamine synthase isoform X2 — its product is MGRIMEWAGRPNHLGGLPRKTVIMAVGTFAKAVASLLNSTSVDNADTLLNLVRSRPPGVPLITVSNHMSTLDDPVMWGFKGFPTCNADLQRWVLAAEDICFKNPVLSYFFRLGKCIPITRGGGIYQEHMNEALDRLSNGDWVMPENYIFGKRPPIPLWKKDIKIIVGEPIEFDIPKLKQTALLTSKDLLPFQKYGWPPFGEMDEVAQRCLYIDISERIQSVLERLRILGRKPKL
- the LOC111916188 gene encoding N-acylphosphatidylethanolamine synthase isoform X3, encoding MWGFKGFPTCNADLQRWVLAAEDICFKNPVLSYFFRLGKCIPITRGGGIYQEHMNEALDRLSNGDWLHTFPEGKVCQEDEPIRRLKWGTASLIARAPVTPIVLPIFHHGFQKVMPENYIFGKRPPIPLWKKDIKIIVGEPIEFDIPKLKQTALLTSKDLLPFQKYGWPPFGEMDEVAQRCLYIDISERIQSVLERLRILGRKPKL